Genomic segment of Ignavibacteriales bacterium:
AAGTATGGCGCTGCAATGTTTTCGTACTGTAGGATGCCGTGATTATGCACGTGTTGATATGCGTCTTTCAAAGGAAGATAACAAACTTTATGTGCTGGAAGTAAATCCAAATCCCGATCTGCAGGAAGGTGCAGGATTTATGCGTTCGGCAAAACATGCCGGATATTCTTATAAGAAAACTTTGAAGATGATTGTTGATTTTGCTTACGAGAGGAAGTTGTCTGCTGCCAGTAATCAGCGTTCTGCAAAAAGTTAGTTGCGTAACAAAATTTAATTTTTATTTTCTTTCGTTAAAGATACTTTTCTTCTTTCAACCTTCTGCAATACTTGCTTTTTTTCTTCATCGGAATAAACAGACCAATGAACAATTTCTTCTATCGTCCTAAAACATCCATCGCAATAATTATTAGTAGCATTCATAATACAATGATTATTGCACGGTGAAGTGACGGTTACATCGGATTGCATTAATTCCCTTTCTTTTTCTCTCCCAAATAACAAGTGAAAACTAATAAAAAAGTTTCATAATAAAGAAACCCAATTTCTTAAAGAAATTGGGTTTCTAAAATTTAACTTTTATTATTTCATTTTTCCTTCTT
This window contains:
- a CDS encoding DUF1289 domain-containing protein; protein product: MQSDVTVTSPCNNHCIMNATNNYCDGCFRTIEEIVHWSVYSDEEKKQVLQKVERRKVSLTKENKN